One Micromonospora sp. WMMD812 genomic window carries:
- a CDS encoding class I SAM-dependent methyltransferase: MDATKLRRAIARTPLAPVAAFPKRLVSVARHDAKVLRTSARWLVTSREHHNYTYDLTKLSRQHLAWFVSVVCDVPVKQVRGYFAEIESDEALRAHIEQTTAAAARRGLADRRVRYARRIGWYAIVRATRPTHVVETGVDKGLGSCVLASALLRNAAEGQPGRLSALDINPEAGYLVRSGRWSEVVDLVIGDSIASIGAFDRPVDLFLHDSDHSREHEKREFDAVEPKLAPGAMLLTDNVTTTNVLAEHAERTDRRFLAYRETPANHWYRGDGIGVAW; encoded by the coding sequence GTGGACGCCACCAAGCTGCGTCGGGCCATCGCCCGTACCCCCCTCGCCCCCGTCGCCGCCTTCCCCAAGCGGCTGGTCTCGGTCGCCCGTCACGACGCCAAGGTGCTACGCACCTCGGCGCGGTGGCTGGTCACCTCCCGGGAACACCACAACTACACGTACGACCTGACAAAGCTCAGTCGCCAGCACCTGGCCTGGTTCGTCAGCGTCGTCTGCGACGTACCGGTCAAGCAGGTCCGCGGCTACTTCGCCGAGATCGAGTCGGACGAGGCCCTCCGAGCGCACATCGAGCAGACCACGGCGGCCGCCGCCCGGCGCGGCCTGGCCGACCGGCGGGTCCGCTACGCCCGCCGCATCGGCTGGTACGCCATTGTGCGCGCCACCCGCCCCACCCACGTCGTCGAGACCGGGGTCGACAAGGGGCTCGGCAGCTGCGTCCTCGCCTCGGCCCTGCTGCGCAACGCCGCGGAGGGCCAGCCGGGGCGACTCAGCGCGTTGGACATCAACCCCGAGGCCGGCTACCTGGTCCGCAGCGGACGGTGGTCCGAGGTGGTCGACCTGGTGATCGGTGACTCCATCGCCTCGATCGGCGCGTTCGACCGGCCGGTCGACCTCTTTCTGCACGACAGCGACCACAGCCGCGAGCACGAGAAGCGTGAGTTCGACGCGGTCGAGCCGAAGCTCGCCCCTGGCGCGATGCTGCTCACCGACAACGTCACCACCACCAACGTCCTCGCCGAGCACGCCGAGCGCACCGACCGCCGGTTCCTCGCCTACCGGGAGACGCCGGCCAACCACTGGTACCGCGGCGACGGGATCGGCGTGGCATGGTGA